Within the Gadus chalcogrammus isolate NIFS_2021 chromosome 20, NIFS_Gcha_1.0, whole genome shotgun sequence genome, the region ATGCCAAATGAATACGAGGGTGACTATCAAGTTTGCAGGGTGGACGTTGGAACGAGAGATCTCGCGTTAGCAGCTCTTCCGGGTAAACGAGAATTGGAAAAAGTTGCGCTTGTTTCTTTGGTCACAAAAATGAACGCAAGAGACAGCGCTCCGTAAACAACCTCGCCGTTGCGATATGAAGGTAAATGACGAGAATATTCTGGCTATAGATCCCATAGCTGCACAGGTGTACAATCGATACGAATGTCAACTCACAGTGATCCAAAATAGTGAATGCTTTACAGTTAACATAGCTAAATGAGATTGCAGCTAGCTAGCAGGTAGCTGACATGAGTAGACCAAGCAGTAACGGTATGTTCCTAAACGTTTAGTAGTGCACGTCTGAGAACCAAGTACATGTTTTATAGGCCAGATACGAATTTCAGATACAAAATTCACCAGTTGTGTTATAATACAATATTTTGAGTGGACGTTTCCAGTCCAGTTACCAGCTGTCCCCAAGGGCTGTTTACTGTATTGACAGTTCGCGCGGAAAATTCAATAGGACGTCCAGTCACAGCTGAGCCTAGTTACACATTAAACAGTGGGCTTTCATTTCACTACAGCAGGGGCGTTATTATCAAGCTTGGATTGATTGTGTTGATCATCCCGGCTATTAGTGGTTTGGGTAATATTGATTGGGTCTGTGTTTTCATTTTCCCTCAGGTGCTGCGGTAAGAGCAGTCAATGTTGGACATCATGCCGTCTCCACAAGTTCTCCAACCAGTTGTAAAGCTGAAGGTGGATGAGCTATACCTCACCTGGCTGAGTGACCCCTCCACACAGTCGGTGCTGAAGAATTACCTTTCTCTCATCAAGAGCGGACAATCCATCGATCTGGGCAATGTGGATGCAAGTGATTCTGTGTTGTTCAGTGAGAACAATAATGGGTCCAAGGGATCTCTCTGCCATAAGACCCATGCAGACCGGAGGACCACCTCGCTCGGtgcctcctccagccccccacccAGTCCCACACTGCCCtctggcagcagcagcaatgCCAGAGTAACAGGACCCAATGGCAGAGCTCTGCGGAAGTCGGTTAGCTCCAAAAAGGTACATCTACATAAACTATATCGCTTGATGAATTGGGTTAGTGTGAATATCTCTTGTTTGTCATGGCAACGGATTcattatatttttcttttaatttaacTCCATACTGTCTTATATTTAAATTGCTCCATAACTATTCAGTTTCTGAACGTGTTACATTTGAAGTACTAAGGCTGTTATGTAGCACCTTTTTAGCACATCTATTTGGTCCGAAACTGGCTGTGCTTTTGGCTATACAGTCAGTATGTATGTACTTATTAACAACTTTGTGTGTGGAAATGAAAATGAGTTTACATCACTTTTATTTGCAGTGAGCTCActcagttatttttttttagctaCACCTACATTATGATTAGGTGCAACAATGCAAACAATCACCACATTCCCCACATGTATTTCCAATTTTCTCACAATTGTTTTTTGCATCAAGTATGCATTATCTCTGGAGTATATCTGCTGGATTGACTGGTTAAGATAATGGAGCTATTTCGAGTATAGAATTGTTTGAATAATCAACTTTAAACCAGCTGTTCTTAACTTTTACACAGCACCTATTACTTTATTAAATACATTAAACTGCTATTCGTGATGTCACCTCTCCTTCACCTGAACACAACACCATCTACGCAAGGCTTTGATAGAGGTTTTCTTGACCTTTTGTACCCGATCAATTTAAGAGAGCATAGATTCCCTGGCAGAGTGGCCTTTCGATGGTGGGGTTTTGTTCCATAGACACTtgtcaatcattttaaacaaaataattacTCTGGTGAAAAAGTTACAAAATCCAGGTGTAACTTTGCTAATTTCCTCAGGCTTATTTGCCTGCCAAGAgtttgatttctttttttttttcatccaaaAATAATACAGGCAGCAATTTGATGTTTTGATCTCGTTTCGTGGGTGATTATTTCCCAACTCTGGCCACAAGGGGCTGCCGAGTATCTCATCACTGTATTGTCAGTGAAGAACTGCTTGACACGCTCCCATCGGCCTGGACTCTGGAGCCTCTCTGTCTGTTAGCATATGTAAAGGGACTTGTGGGCAATTACTACTGCAAATGTTTGGCACAATCCAGAGCAGCTAAATTCAGACTTTTTCACCGGCTCTAGAGTGCTGTGTTGCGTTTGTGTTGGTGATCCGTTTGGGCAGGGTTAAGCAAGCTGTGGTCCCTATCTCTAGAGAGTAGTGCTATGTCGCTAGGAGGGGCTTCAATTATTTCCGAGCTCTGTTTACCGTGAAACAATCAGAATCCTCTGTATACTTTGCTGTGCATTAGCAGCAGTTGCTTGAGGATCCACACCCCCTTTTCCAAGCTATGGAGTGCAGGGTAGAGGGGCATGGCTGAGTGGAGGTCATTGGTGAATGTGATGACATTGAAAGTGCAAGGCAGCTGGTGGCATGTGCTCTTAGACTCTGCACTTTCTACAAGTTGTTGATGTGTTGAGGGTAAGCGACCGGAGACTCCTAGCGGCTCACTGGTGGTTGCCATGTTCCCCATCAGTTCTAAACCACACTTGAAGGTGGCCTAAAAGCCAGGAAGAAATATTTTGATGGCGAGGGACCAGTGTTCATTGTCTAAACTACTGTGGGATCGCAATGGAATTAGTAAAATATATGATCCAGTGTATCAACTCTTTTTTTCATATTAAGCAAACAAAGCCACAGGTATTTTTTTATgcagaaacaaaacaatggGCTGCAAGCCTGCCACAGAAAAAAATCCATTCTCATCTCTGTTTTTAGAATACTGCTATTTCACGACAGACATATGTTTGCAATGAATCCtgaactctctccctctatgatTAACGTCGGTCTTTGTGCGATCTTGCAATAGCTTTGACAGATGTGAGACAactttttgatttaaatatctTTCTTCTCGGCTCATTACCTGATCTTTGGCCCCCCTTATTCCGATATGGCCAGTGTTGGGATTCTACTGTCCCATACCTAGGAGAATGTAGCAATGCCTGTGTCCTATTAGGTGTGGAGGATTGCGATCATCGGGTATAAAGAAGTGTGTCTATTTAAAGACGTCCAAGGAATTCCTGAATACAAACACATTCCTTGAAGGATTagtgaaatattcaattaaCGTCATGCTGATGCTTCCCCGGAACAGCTGGTCCAACTCGGACACCAGACACTGATATAGATAGCCTTGCTTCCCTTGTGTTGGCATTAGATACAGAGAATTGAGCCAGTGGGATGAGGTGTGGCAGAGCATTCATCCCCTGTGCAGTTCACCGTAGAACTACTCCCCTCAGATGTCACTCATTGTCTGAATATGTGGCATCTGATCATTCTCCCTTGCTGAACCAGAAACAGCCCCTAATGAAGCCTCAGCTTTGAGCTCTGTCTGCTTGGTAGATCAACACCTATTATTACCTCTTTGTTATAATTGGAATAGGGCTCCGCAGACATTGAAGGCATAAGCTTTTCCGCCTCTagtcatttttttctttctattaagTTATTCTATTAACTTGGTATTTGAGTAATAAATGCTACTTATCTAAGCCTTATTCCTGCTGCTTCCTGATTTAGTTATTTTGCTTGAAATCAAACTGCTGACGCCGATTTTCTATCCTGCTGTTTGGTATTAAAGATCTCATTCTGTTTCGACAACTGTCTTTTAATTCAACATGCCTCTGTCGGCATAGCAGCTTTGAAGATATTTCAAGCCGGAGTCAAAGGTCATAACAATTGAGTGTCGACTGGGTGTTTTGAatttaatacaaatatgtaatctaaaatgtgtttatttgcaCGTCAATGTATTAGAAACTGAGTGGTATATAGTGTGTTAGTTGGTAACTTGGTATATTGCAGCCAACTGTTAAACCCATTACTGGTCATCCATAATCACTGCAGAATGACATCTTGAGGAAGCTGTCTTGCTTTTATGTATGGGAAACGGATGCCATTCAAGTTTATTTTGCTTTGAATAGCTGGTCACAACAGCAAAGATTGTGCAACTGTTGCTAGTAGTTATTCTGATGTTGATCTGGGTAATGAAACTGGATCACAAACGTTACTGGAGACAAATGTTTAATGTCAGGTGTGACTGCATTCCGTCTTGGAACACTATTGGAGAGTTCTGCATACTAGGTCCAAGTGATTTATGGTCCATCTGAGTAAGCAAGGTGGACAATTCAAAAGCTTGGTCTTGTACTGAATGTAGGGCAAGCTTTTCACTGCACATCTTGCCACTAAACGAAGGACGGttagaacataaaaaaataaataaaaatgcttGCATTGTATGTCAAGAAACTATACTAAGCCTTAGAATAAAACAGTGGTTCAGCACTAATATTGCGGCATACATTTTCTTGTCTATTATTTTCTAACATTATTTTCTAACAGCCATCTTCTTGGAGCTGATGTTGGTGcattgttttggtttggtttgacaGTCAAGGCAACATTAACACTTGCTTATTGTAATCCAATCTCTGGCAGGATCTGGATGTGGTATTTAGTTCTTTGTTTCACAGCCAAAAGATAAAAGCAGCATCTTAAATGATTAAATGATAAATTATCTTAAATGACTGAGCTTGGTTGTAGCTCGGATTACTTTTCTCAGTGAACCCCTTGATCATCCGGGTTCTCCTCCTTGCATGCCAGCCAGCTGATCAGCACCCACATCACGAACAGCTTGTTGCTGCCCCTTTGCTTAGCTGTCCATCTTTGCTCGGAAAGCTGGCCATGGTCACGTCAATCCCCAAATCTCTGGCCCCAGACATCCAACACTAGGGGATGGAGTGGGGCGAGAGACCTGGGCCTCACTAACGCACCAGTGTCATGTCCAGTGATCGCCTCCCCTCTCTGAGATGGACTGTAAAAACTCTGGTTCCCAGCTCAACAAAAAGTTTCTAATGCTCAAGCTGTATTCAGCAGAGCATGATCGCGGCAACACCTGCAACCTGTTTTGGCAGGTTCAGGAAAAAGCCCTGAGGAACCACTTTGGTTAGGTTTCGTTTACCCTTCAGTCTCCTGTTTATGTTTCGGTTTGCTCTTCCAGCATGTACTGCTCTGTTTGACATCCGCTCCCCGTGGTCAGTGGTTGAAGCCCAACGCGGCCTTGAGTCCCTGCTCTGGGGTGTCCTTAAGTGATTCATTAAATTATGAAGTCATGTTTTGCCAATCCCACTGGTTACTTCATCATTATGTAATTTAATGAAAATCACAAGGATTGAGATTTGGTGTCTTGTGTGTGGCCAAAATGAACACCGGCCACCTGGACATGGCTGAGAGGCAGGTAAAGAGACAACATCCTAATTTTTTGACCATGGTGTGTGAATACATGAGAATACATGAATGGTGGGTCAGCCTCAAATCTGTTCGCATTGTACTCTGGTACAATGAACCATTTAAGGGCTATTCTTGCTTCCTGTTTCTGGTCCGAGATTGCTAGATAGACTCTGATGGGTCTGTGCTGAATTGTTTGAAGTTGATATTCACTGGAGCTGGTCCATTCTGGCACTTTCCAAGGATACGCACTTCACAGACTCAAGTTTCATTCAGAACtaccttgtgtctgtgtgagtgtgagcataCCAGCTGATGATTATCTGAAACGTGATGAATCCTGCTGTTTAGCGGCGCAGGCTTCAGAGTCACTTTACTGCTGCGCAAACGCGTGCCGACGGCTCTATGTGATGCGTGGGGTTTATTCTGGCCCCGGTGCCCTCCCTTCACAGCTTGGTTTCAATTGACGGGCGTTGGGTGGACAACAAAAGTCAGACggtgtaaaaaatatataaagaagcCTTCACACAAAGTACTCGTCAAGCACGTGCGGTATCCTGTttggcgtggggggggggggcaacaggaAGTGGATTTGGGCTGAAACCATCGGGTGCGCGGGAGCTCTGTGATCCTGTCTTCTAAAAATACTTGTCATTTAGGTGCTATGTGGCTCTCTATTTACGCCCACTTGTTTACATCTCTTTTTAGCCAGTGACGGCGCGGCATTGACAGGCCCCGCTTTCAACCGCTCCGCCAGCTACGGCCCTCAACGCCTTCTttatctttttgtttatttgtgtacgGTGTGTTGACCTCGGTGCGCGCATCTGCAcggcttttatttttaattagatGTGGGAGTATTTTAACAATAGGTCCTCCAGCCCTTGCACAGCCCCACATTGCTCACCTCCCAGCGCAGGTAACCCTATAGCTTTCATATCACCGCCTTTATGGGGAATTGATGTAATTGCTGACAGGCCTGTATGGCAGCTATGGGGAGCGGATGTTTGTTTGCGCCGCGACCAAAAGATACACGGTTGTTTCTCCAGATCTGGTTTCTTGGGTTGCCCAAACAGTGCTTGGTTCTGCTTTTAATAGGCATAGTCTGTTTTCAGCCATCATTCTATGAATTTGACACTCCTCCCCGCTGCACCGACTTGGCTCCTCCACCTATAATAAGACGTGGTATGTTTGGCAGCTCGGCCCAGCGAGAAGAATGGCAACACAAAGAAAGACCACCACCAGATGGGAGGCAGAAGACTGGGATCCAACTTGTCTGCTTTGTGTTGTACTTTGTCCCGCAATATTTGACTTCGCGTTGTGGTCAACAAGGAAAAATCAATGCAGTCACATCTCACATTGCAACACATACATACCTATTATTAATAGTCTTGATTGCGGCATGTTTAATCTTCGCCTTTGGCTTGGTTAAGAAAACAATGCTTAGCACATTGCCCTCAAGGCATCCATTAGGCGTTCCCACTTTCAACAATACTACCTAGACAATACTGGAAGTCCTGGAAGCATTGCATTGAATGTGAATGCTGTTTGACTGGGAAGCCGTTGAAATGTCGGTCTCTCAGGTGCGTCTAACCCCTTTCGAGGTGCGCGTCGTTGGCTGCATAATGCGTCAACCGGTTCACCACATTGAGCGTTCTTATATAACCTACTCGGGCTGTACGGAGGAATGCCAACCGCAAAGGGCAGGCGCACACGCCCttttcctcactctccctcgctctcgttTCCCTCACCGACACACTGTCCCCGCTTATCTCTGCAGTCACGTTGAGGCTGAGGCTGCCTGACCCACACAGTGTGCCCTGCTCGTGTTGTATATAGACCGGAGCCGAGCGGCAGGCAGAGCCGAGATTGTGTGGCCAGATCAGGACTGGGCGAgagagtaggggagagagagagagagagggggagagagagggagagagagcacggTGGGGGgttgaggaagagagggacaaACACGGCTGCAGCTGCTCTCTTCTGCATTAAGAGACACACTCCCTGACATAGGACCAGCAACGGGCCGTCAACAGACTGGAACTCGTCAGACTGGTGGCTAAGCAGACTGGGACTCGGTCAGACTTGGACTCGGTGGACTGGGACTCTGTAGACTGGGGTGCTCCGCAGACAGGTACGCGCCAGTCTGTGTCTCCCGCTGCGGGCCTCCTACCACTCACGGCCGGGACCCTGTGGCCACGGCCCTGTGTGCTCTGGAGGATACCACCGGGCCCGGCGTGCATGTGAGTGCCCGAGCGTCCACGGTCGGGTCAGGCGCCAGGATGAGGATGAAGGAGCTGTCTCTCCGCCAGGACCCGGACCTGCGGAAGGAGCTGGCGCTGCTGGCCCGGGGCTGTGACTTTGTCCTGCCCTCGCGCTTCAAGAAGAGGCTCCAAGCCTTTCACCAAGGACAGGCAGGTGTTTCAGCACGGCGTCGGTTCTGGGGGGGGcatgcagttgtgtgtgtgtgtgtgtgtgtgtactggttgATGGGAACAGGACAAGTGGCATGGACTTTGAGGGGATATTCGGTGGTTGCTCACTCATTTGCAAATTTAGTCTCTGATATTGTTTCAAGTTAAAAAGTGAAAGTCTCTAAATTGTTCAACTTTAGAGGTAGAGAGTCATGGTAAGTGTGGGCTGTTATTGTGGCCTTTCTGTTGAGAATAAGCAATGCAATGTGCGCTGTGGTCGACCAAAAGCGTGTTAGGATATCACATGATGCCAGTGTATCACAAGGGCAGCAGATGTTGTTTCATCTGGTAAACATGTTGAAGCGCTTGGGAACGGAAACAGCTGAGGTTGTTTGTGATGCCCTGGTAAAACGGATCGGGCCCGTCGCAGACGCTGTGGTCCACTGGTCGGAGGATCTGGTTGAATGTCAGGTATTGGTCCAAGGGTAGGGCCCGACAAAGTGTCTGGGATGAGAGTGTCCTTGTGCAGCTGTTTGCTGTCTGACCGCTTTACTGTCCCCAATCAGGCAGTGCCGTTGTGAATGTGTGAAATATCGCAGGGGCTTAGCAGTTGTGCTCGGGAGCTCCGCTGGTGGTTAGCTCGGAGGGAGACAGTGctggggccgggggggaggCCGGGCCGCAGGAGATGTCTATGTCCTTTTATAGCAATGCCCGATacccatgcacacatgcacatatatatatacacacacacacacacacacgcacccactaacacacacacacactcgcgcagtGGACAGACCTTTTATCAATCCGTGTTGCAGACAGTAGGGTGGAATGCCTCAGGAGGAAACGTTCATCCGTCGGAGTGTAACCCTTTAAACGCATACGGTTCCCTCTTGGCCAAATGAGATAAGATACGTCGTGGAGACACATGACACGCGGGACCATGTTCTGAAATGCGTCGTGTTAAACATGTCAGAGGGTTGGAACGACATGGGAAGGATGGGCAGGGCagacaccggacacacacagtaTCTTTTTATGAGGTTGATGCAGCGCTCCTTCAATGCCACCGCAGTTGACCTCTTGATGCAAAAGAATACTAAAACCACTTTGCCTGGAGGCCAACATACCTGTCTTCCAGAGGACTGCTGCTGCCTTCGGTCTCTGCGCGTGGAAAGTGACACGGTGTCGAGGCGGTGCCAAGGGGGATGCCATATCTCTGTAGTATGTGTGCAATGCCCAGTAGTGCTGCTTGAATCACACCGCTCTTGAATCAAATTGATCATGACAGGTCGGCCAGGGtcccagacgatgatgatgtcattgttGTTAGGAGTTTAAAGGAGAGGTCCTGGTTACAGGGGTCGGTATGCTGCACATAACCAGAACCATTACGTACAAAGCTGTCCATTCGCCAGGTCATATTGGTTTCGTGCACGTTCATGCACAGACACTCACCCACCCCTGTGCACCGTCTCTGACAAACATGGGTAATGTTATGTATGTCAGTTGTGGACCTTCAGGTTGACAGGGTTAATGCAGGATGGGAGGCCAGCAGATAGACACACCGTGCACAGCCTTGTCCCCCTGTTATGTCACCATTGACTTAACCCCCCCGGAGCACCCATACAGTTCAAACATTAAGCACATAGAGCCTTCTCTTTGCTTCTATCTCCTAAACTGTCACTGGCAACTGCTGCTTGCCAGTAATCAGGCTTTCAGTTTTAGAACTAGCCACGGTggcctctatctctgtctctctccgtctgtctttcaGTTTTGTGTTTTGGCTCGTCCTTGGATACAGATATATCGTGAttgatgttgtttgttttgtgattCAGATGAGCTGTATAAATACCTACACAGCAATCCAAGGACGTTCGGTCTAAATTGACTTCAGTAACCCTGTTTGTCGATGAGACGGATAAGGATTTATCGCAAGATCAATTCAATTACAAAAGCCAAGTCATTACAACAGCTCCTGTTTACTTTTCCACATACATGAATACCCCTTGTCCTCCAGTGCCCTCTCTAAGGGCTTGTATTCAGAGATATATATTCCATTATCTTTCCCCTGTCGCGTCGAAGAGTACCGCCATTCATGGGTCACAGACGGGCTCTTCAACAGAGGCCAACGATGATAATTAAATGAGGCCCAGTCAACTGATGCGCTGCTGACATGTCCTCACGTGAAAGCCACTAAAGATAAACAAATAACGGGCAATCAGTGATGTTCAATAATCGCCAATTCGCAAGGTGATCCTCATGGGGCCGTCCATCTCCCCTGAAGGTGTGAGCGTTGCTCTCGTGACCCGCCGCGGCTAACCCAGCTCATCCGTGTTTACCCCCGTGTGTTCCCCAGGCGCAGGTGAAGGCGCCGCCGCCCGTCGCCCCGGTGCTGAGTGAAAGCATTCCAAAGTTCTACTTCCCACTGGGCCGGCCCCAGGCCAACCTCAACGTCGACGGCCTCATTTCCAAGGTCGAGACAATATTTGCCCAGTTCCCCGGTGAAAGGGCCAGCATTGAGGACATGGGGCAGGTCGCCAAGGTGAGTCCGCCGTGCGGCTCGGTCGGCTACGACGCCCGCCAACCCGGCCTCATTGTTTGCATTAGCGCCATTagcccgccgctgccgccgcaaCCGGGGCTCCCTTCCATTTTGAATGCACAAAtattagctctctctctgtgagcgATGACCCGAGGGGAACGGTCGGAGGGGGTGAGAAACGGCCCCCATGGGCCTGATGGCCACCAGTAGGGCTTGTTGTGGCTGCGCTTTCCTCTTGTCTGCTCTGTCACATTGGCTTCTTTCAGGGATTCTTACAGCACAATTTGTTTTActatgtttctctttctccctcccctccccccaccaccaggcctGCGAGTGTCCCCTCTTCTGGAAAGTGCCATTGTTCAACGCGGCCGGAGGCGACAGGACGGGCTCGGTGTCGGTGCACAAGTTCGTGGCCATGTGGAGAAAGTAAGACAAAGGCCCCCTGTCAGGCTCCGGGCCTGGCCCTGCCCCGTCCAATCAGTGGACTCCCAGCACCAGCATGACTCTCTGTTCTGTCTCGATGCCGTGGCCTGTCTCTTTTCATTGAGAACAAAAACAAGATGGCAACAATTGCCAaggcaaacccccccccccctctcctctccccctcggcAGGCCAGGGTGAatagtgtttgtttatgtgtatgtagaAGACAATCCATTCTCTTTTTGTGTGCGTGACGTGACGAGACGGAGGCCTCTTGTTATATGGCCTTGTGCGCTGGACTCTGGGCTGCCGGGGCGGTGTACTATATGTACGCCGGTGTATTAATGTTGGAGTCTCCAGGGAGCCTGAGCAGTCTGGTCCTTTTAGGAGTGCTGCTCATAAGCGGAGCGGTCCATTGGACTCTGGCACCGTTTCATCACGGGCATTAACGGCCTCGCTCCATAATCACACCGGTGGTCGAGTCAGAATCCTCATTTTCCGAATGCATCAGGCCTCGGCCGACCCTTTTGAGGGGAACAGGTTGAGACTCGTGTTCCTGAATTGAGAAAGGGCTCGAGAAGGTGAACAggagtgagtgagcgtgtgaggcagagtgtgtgtgagtgtgtgtgtgtgtgtgtgtgagtgtgagagagggaaagagagcacGAGTAAAGCGGCCACCATCTGTTCTCCCTCCCCAGAACTCTTCAGACCTGTCACGACGCCGCCGCAAAATTTGTGCACCTCTTGGCCAGGCCTGGCTGCAATTACCTGGAACAAGAGGACCTTATTCCATTCCTGCAGGTAGGGGCGAGcggcaggggagaggggggagcttGGCATCACAGGACGACTGTACTGGGCTGAATCATCTGAGGGCAGAAAAGTAGCGCACATTCTTTGGACCGCCCTGAAGAGCTGGCTGACTTTTTCGAAGGGCCGGTCTGGAGGTTTGGGTATTTGTGGAGACGGGTGGCCAATTAAGTACTGTAAGCTGTATGTGTGGGGAGGGTTTCCTAAACTGAATATTTATAGTCGTCAAAATTAAACGGAGGGCGAACTCTGACATCCAACGACGCCTACGCAACGTTTGCAGTATAATTTGCGTAAAGCGGCATCGCAAACCCCTtttagagagagggacacagaaaCGTAATCCACTTGCTGGAATTGCCATGTTAGCCGTTTAAAACGAGGTGTCGGTCATCATGTTGATTCGCCGGTTCGGAGCCCACGCTACACCTGATTCGTTTGGTACTGCGGGGCCCGGGAGCGCCTCCCGTTAGCACGCCGGCCAGCGATGTCGTCTGGCGCGGCGGCGTTTAATTTGTACCACGGCCCCGCTGCAAACCTCTTGTGACTGTTGTGATGAATGAAAGGCGGATTGCGGTGGAGTAGATGTGACTGTTCCCGCCTGTTTCCGCCTTCGCTGATTTATGTGCTTTTCTATGATTTAATTTCTCCCAGGAAGAGTCAAAGAGGCACGACGGCCAAAATAAGGCCTTTTTAATTTCATTGCCGCCTGCGCGTTTATGTCAACATTTCAATcccactgcagaaaataaataagatgtgcgtgcgtgcgtgcgtgcgtgcgtgcgtgcgtgcgtgcgtgcgtgtgtgtgcgcgtgtgtgtgcgcgcgtaaaTGCTTCGTTTCAGAAGTGGCCCCACTTTTCATCACAAGTGTAATTCATTTGTGATGCAGCATCACCACATGAAAGATGGGGGTTCATGGCAAGAGGAGGAGCGCTGGCTTCAGTCTTCCCACAGCTCTCTGAAGGGGTcatttcaacccccccccccccctgctgggctTTTCCCGCCATCAAAACCCAACATTAAGAATTTGATGGCCTCTTACCTCAGGCCTCTTCTGACAGCAGCCAGATGCATAGCAGATAGAATCGTAGATTTATGCCATGATGGTTCACTACTAGTCAAACGCGAATGAAAACAATGTCTGTCCAGCTACTCAATGCAACGTGGACAGCTGCAGCGATGCGTTACTCCGTTCTTTCTCCTCGAAGAACGAACCACAAAGTGCTCGACCAGATGTATAGGTTTATTGCGGTTGCGCTGGCGAGTGGTCAGTGCCGGTTGCCATAGAGACGGCAGGACTCGGGGTGACTTTTTTCTCTTGTTGCCTACAGGATGTGGTGGACTCTCACTCAGGCCTGAACTTTCTGAAGGAGGCCTCCGAATTTCACACACGCTACATTACCACGGTGAGGCAATGCCACTCTGACCAAGCACAGATCTTTTCTCAAGCCCAAACCTCAGGGCCTGTTTAAACAACACAGCCCGCTACATGCGCTCATTTAAAAACAGcaccatgttgttgttttttttgggtggcACTACAAATGTGAAGCGAAATTATCATTCTGTGCCCTTTGGGCTTTCACAATGAGTCAATGAGtcctcacacacataccaaatACACTCTGCCTGGAGAACTGCAGTACGTAGGGTGGTTTTACCTGGCTactaactgtctctctgatctcactGGCAGGTCATCCAGAGGATATTCTACAATGTGAACCGGTCTTGGACTGGCAGGATCACATGCTCAGAGCTGAGGAAAAGCAACCTCCTCCAGGTGAGGTTTCACAGtagtttcacaataaaagcctgTTCAggcatttttttattctttatttgtgCCATTGCCAATTTAGGGTGCTGTCACACCTGATTTGCCTGGTACATTTGAAGCAAACCCTGACGAGTACCCTGGTGTGCTCAATAACGGGGTATTCTGCCCGCTTCCAAGTGAGCGGGATCCGACCCAAATATTGGAAGTAAAAAAACGAAACCATTGTGGGATCAGTCGTTGCAAACTGGAAATAATAGACCAATTCAAGATTAAAATAACTCATCCCAGACCTGGTTCAATAAGGAAGCATTCGCTTGTGTTCAGTCGCAAAAACACTGacctttttttaattattcagtTCGGACCGATTAGTGGTTTACAATCTTTGGTTTGCCGATAAAGTCCAGTGTGAACGCTCACCGAATCAAACTTCACCTCTGAATCAGACCGAGTTCACTGAACTAGAAGCGTGAAAGCG harbors:
- the ppp2r3b gene encoding serine/threonine-protein phosphatase 2A regulatory subunit B'' subunit beta isoform X4, with protein sequence MLDIMPSPQVLQPVVKLKVDELYLTWLSDPSTQSVLKNYLSLIKSGQSIDLGNVDASDSVLFSENNNGSKGSLCHKTHADRRTTSLGASSSPPPSPTLPSGSSSNARVTGPNGRALRKSVSSKKAQVKAPPPVAPVLSESIPKFYFPLGRPQANLNVDGLISKVETIFAQFPGERASIEDMGQVAKACECPLFWKVPLFNAAGGDRTGSVSVHKFVAMWRKTLQTCHDAAAKFVHLLARPGCNYLEQEDLIPFLQDVVDSHSGLNFLKEASEFHTRYITTVIQRIFYNVNRSWTGRITCSELRKSNLLQNVALLDQVDNINQLTEFFSYEHFYVIYCKFWELDTDHDLFIDQRDLARHNDQTISNKMIERIFSGTVTRDRRVHREGRMSYADYVWFIISEEDKKTDTSMEYWFRCMDLDGDGVLSMYELEFFYEEQCLKLEALGVEPLPFEDCLCQMLDLVKPEAEGHITLRDLKRCKMGHVFFDTFFNVEKYLYHEQRDPFSVVRELETEGQEMSDWEKYAAEEYDHLVAEETGDQCNETSFRA